In Halopelagius inordinatus, a single genomic region encodes these proteins:
- a CDS encoding adenosylcobalamin-dependent ribonucleoside-diphosphate reductase, translated as MSRSDISADELQLPIKRTEGETLEDRLTANAYHNILPARYLRKDADGELVESQEELFARVAKNIALAEAVYEADRRDTDVTVTPDQLKPGHPRRDELAAEVFGTGTTAEDDAETTLSVYNVNKFAYDTIVPELPDEIRTEVEAKREEFQEMMESLSFMPNSPTLMNAGDELQQLSACFVDSPGDDITDIHQTAKEAAEVFQSGGGMGYAFWKLRPYGDAVGSTGGIASGPITFMRTYDQMCETIAQGGARRGAQMGVMRVSHPDVIQFIHSKNKDVSLAHSLRLNDPDDFTHNSFADALEEARELIDEEGRVPKHLRNAVEGHLSNFNISVGVTDDFMDALFEGEEFTFTNPRTEEPHVATPETKEIYDMFGLGEHVEVGEVLSVPAEELWDHMVEGAWENGEPGVIYLERVNKEHSFDVEEHPDHRILATNPCGEQPLEEYEACNLGHINLSTVAGGDAPDWRVWYDDHGDDYDTFDDAVDAFLEEAIDWAEFDHRIEYGTRFLENVVTMSDFPVEKIEQKVRDMRKIGLGIMGLAQLYIQLGIEYGSDAGNEVAEQLMTHINHESKWASHELAEERGNFADWGDSKYANPTEYREWFEKQTGLDADDWAEGFALRNHNTTTIAPTGTTSMIGNTTGGCEPIYNVAYYKNVSDDVQGDEMLVEFDDYFLRVLEANDIDVEEVKREAQEQMSKNEFDGVSSLSTVPAAISELFVVTSDLTGKQHAAVQCACQNGVDSAISKTCNFPNSATREDMDEVYRYIYKNGGKGVTVYRDGTRSKQVLTTRAKNADFADEGEAAETLVEQMEEVFGGLEGFLDNENVRAALDGEVERLLAEADGDVELGSKRPRPDVLYGVTQRIDTGYGKLYVNINEDANNQPFELFANIGNSGGFTASFTEALAKTISTALRTGVDPSEIASELQGIRSPKVAWDKGEQINSIPDAIGTAMRRYLDGEIDEGYPQQQNLTELSRDAGAGDTEPEADGGAAVADSPDAAEGAQADAMDDLLAAGESPECPECSSMTLYYSEGCKTCESCGWSEC; from the coding sequence ATGAGTCGCTCGGATATCTCGGCGGACGAGCTGCAGTTGCCGATAAAGCGCACCGAGGGGGAGACGCTCGAGGACCGCCTGACCGCCAACGCCTACCACAACATTCTGCCGGCGCGCTATCTCCGAAAGGACGCCGACGGCGAACTCGTCGAGTCCCAAGAGGAACTGTTCGCTCGCGTCGCGAAGAACATCGCACTCGCGGAAGCCGTCTACGAGGCGGACCGGCGCGACACCGACGTCACCGTCACGCCCGACCAACTGAAGCCGGGACACCCGCGGCGCGACGAACTCGCCGCGGAGGTGTTCGGGACGGGGACTACCGCAGAAGACGACGCGGAGACGACGCTTTCTGTCTACAACGTCAACAAGTTCGCGTACGACACCATCGTCCCCGAACTCCCCGACGAGATTCGCACCGAAGTCGAAGCAAAGCGCGAGGAGTTCCAAGAGATGATGGAGTCGCTCTCTTTCATGCCGAACTCGCCGACGCTCATGAACGCGGGCGACGAACTGCAGCAACTCTCTGCCTGTTTCGTCGATTCGCCCGGCGACGACATCACCGACATCCACCAGACGGCGAAGGAAGCCGCCGAGGTGTTCCAGTCCGGCGGCGGGATGGGGTACGCCTTCTGGAAACTTCGCCCGTACGGCGACGCCGTCGGTTCGACCGGTGGCATCGCCTCCGGTCCCATCACGTTCATGCGGACGTACGACCAGATGTGCGAGACCATCGCACAGGGCGGCGCGCGCCGCGGTGCCCAGATGGGCGTCATGCGCGTCAGCCACCCCGACGTCATCCAGTTCATCCACTCGAAGAACAAGGACGTCTCTCTCGCGCACTCGCTTCGCCTGAACGACCCCGACGACTTCACGCACAACTCCTTTGCGGACGCACTCGAAGAGGCGCGCGAACTCATAGACGAGGAGGGGCGCGTCCCCAAGCATCTCCGCAACGCCGTCGAAGGTCACCTCTCTAACTTCAACATCTCCGTCGGCGTCACCGACGACTTCATGGACGCATTGTTCGAAGGCGAGGAGTTCACCTTCACGAACCCGCGAACCGAGGAACCGCACGTCGCGACGCCGGAGACCAAAGAGATATACGACATGTTCGGTCTCGGCGAACACGTCGAAGTCGGCGAAGTTCTCTCCGTTCCGGCCGAGGAACTGTGGGACCACATGGTCGAGGGCGCGTGGGAGAACGGCGAACCCGGCGTCATCTACCTCGAACGCGTCAACAAAGAGCACTCCTTCGACGTGGAGGAGCACCCCGACCACCGAATCTTGGCGACGAACCCCTGCGGGGAACAGCCGCTCGAAGAGTACGAAGCCTGCAATCTGGGTCACATCAACCTCTCGACGGTCGCGGGCGGCGACGCGCCCGACTGGCGCGTCTGGTACGACGACCACGGCGACGATTACGACACCTTCGACGACGCCGTCGACGCCTTCCTCGAAGAGGCCATCGACTGGGCGGAGTTCGACCACCGCATCGAGTACGGCACGCGCTTCTTGGAGAACGTCGTCACGATGTCGGACTTCCCCGTCGAGAAGATAGAACAGAAGGTGCGCGACATGCGCAAGATCGGCCTCGGCATCATGGGGCTGGCGCAACTGTACATACAACTCGGCATCGAGTACGGCTCCGACGCCGGAAACGAAGTCGCAGAGCAGTTGATGACCCACATCAACCACGAGTCGAAGTGGGCCAGCCACGAACTCGCGGAGGAACGCGGCAACTTCGCCGACTGGGGCGACTCGAAGTACGCGAACCCCACGGAGTACCGCGAGTGGTTCGAAAAGCAGACCGGCCTCGACGCCGACGACTGGGCGGAGGGCTTCGCGCTTCGGAACCACAACACGACGACCATCGCGCCGACGGGCACCACCTCGATGATCGGTAACACGACCGGTGGCTGTGAGCCCATCTACAACGTCGCCTACTACAAGAACGTCTCCGACGACGTGCAGGGCGACGAGATGCTCGTCGAGTTCGACGACTACTTCCTCCGCGTCTTGGAGGCCAACGACATCGACGTAGAGGAGGTAAAGCGGGAGGCCCAAGAGCAGATGTCGAAAAACGAGTTCGACGGCGTCTCCTCGCTTTCGACCGTTCCGGCGGCCATCTCCGAACTGTTCGTCGTCACCTCGGACCTGACGGGCAAACAGCACGCCGCCGTGCAGTGCGCCTGTCAGAACGGCGTCGACTCCGCCATCTCGAAGACCTGTAACTTCCCGAACTCCGCGACGCGGGAGGACATGGACGAGGTGTACCGCTACATCTACAAGAACGGCGGCAAGGGCGTCACCGTCTACCGCGACGGCACCCGCTCGAAGCAGGTGCTGACGACGCGCGCGAAGAACGCCGACTTCGCCGACGAGGGCGAGGCCGCGGAGACTCTCGTCGAACAGATGGAAGAGGTGTTCGGCGGTCTGGAGGGCTTCCTCGACAACGAGAACGTCCGCGCCGCACTCGACGGCGAAGTCGAACGCCTCCTCGCGGAGGCCGACGGCGACGTGGAACTCGGCTCGAAGCGTCCGCGTCCCGACGTCCTCTACGGCGTCACCCAGCGCATCGACACGGGCTACGGGAAACTGTACGTCAACATAAACGAGGACGCGAACAACCAGCCGTTCGAACTGTTCGCCAACATCGGCAACTCCGGCGGTTTCACCGCGTCCTTCACGGAAGCGCTCGCAAAGACCATCTCGACTGCGCTCCGGACGGGCGTGGACCCGAGCGAAATCGCGAGCGAACTGCAGGGCATCCGCAGCCCGAAAGTCGCCTGGGACAAAGGCGAGCAGATAAACTCCATCCCCGACGCCATCGGCACGGCGATGCGCCGCTATCTCGACGGCGAGATAGACGAGGGGTACCCACAACAGCAGAACCTGACCGAACTCTCCCGCGACGCCGGCGCCGGCGACACCGAACCCGAAGCCGACGGCGGCGCGGCAGTCGCGGACTCCCCGGACGCCGCCGAGGGCGCACAGGCCGACGCGATGGACGACTTACTCGCGGCGGGCGAGAGCCCCGAGTGTCCCGAGTGCAGTAGCATGACG